The window ACCGGCGCCGTGCTCGATGGCGCCCGCCGCGCCATGCGCGCCGCCTTCCAGCGCGAACTCGACGGTCTCGACTCGCACCTGAACTTCCTGGCCTCGGTCGGTTCCGTCTCGCCTTACATCGGCCTGCTCGGCACCGTGTGGGGCATCATGAACGCCTTCCGCGGCCTGGCCAACGTGCAGCAAGCGACCCTGGCAGCGGTTGCGCCCGGCATTGCCGAAGCGCTGATCGCCACCGCCATCGGCCTGTTCGCGGCGATTCCGGCCGTGGTCGCGTACAACCGCTTCACGCACGATATCGACCGCCTGGCTATCCGCTTCGAGAGCTTCGTCGAAGAATTCTCGAACATCTTGCAGCGCCAGTCGCGCTGATCGGAGTCACTCATGGCATCGTTTTCCAGCAGCCTGCGCGGCGGACGCAAACGCAAGTTCAAGTCCGAAATCAACGTCGTCCCCTACATCGACGTGATGCTGGTGCTGCTCATCATTTTCATGGTCGTGCCACCGGCTAACAGCCCGAGCGTGATCAACCTGCCGAGCGCGGAGAAATCGGCGCTGCCGCCGGACGACTACATCCAGATCGTGATCAAGCCCAACGCCAGCCTGAGCATCGGCGTCAACGGCAAGAACAGCGCCGCGCCCGAGGAGCTCCCGAACCGCGCCGCCGTGCTGCGCCGCCTGCGCGCGCTGCATGGCGAGCATCCCGAGTATCCGGTCATGATCGCCGGCGACCGTGACAGCAAGTACGACGAAGTGATCCAGTTGATTTCCGAAGCGAAGAAAATGGGCATCAACCGGGTCGGCCTGGCCACCAAGTGACGACACGATGGCGCCCCTGAACCCTCCCGCCAGCACTGGCGGCCCTTACATTGTTCCGCCCGAGCCGAGCCGCACCCCGGCCATCCTGCTGGCGCTGGCCGTGCACGCCGGCTTGCTGCTGTTCCTGTGGGCCGGCATCAGCTGGCAGAACGTCGCCCCGACCACCACCGAGGCGGAAGTGTGGGACATGAAAGTGCAGGACGCGGCACCGCCGGCCCCCGAGCCGCCGCCGCCGCGCCAGGTGAAACCGGTGCAGCCGCCCAAGCCGGTCGAGAAGCCGGTCGAGAAAACAATCGACAAACCGGTGGAAAAGCCGGTCGAAAAACCGCCGGCCGTCAAGCCGCCGGACATCGCGCTCGAACGCGAAAAGAAGCTCAAGGAACAGAAGCTCAAGCAGGAGGAGCGCCTGGCCGAGGAAAAGCGCGAGCTCGAGAAAGCCCGCAAGGAGCTGGCCGAGCAGAAGAAGCGCGAAGAGAAGAAACTCGACGAGCAAAAGAAACTGGCGGACCAGAAGAAACTCGAGCAGCAGAAGGCGGAACAGGAAAAGCTGGCCGACAAGCAGGCTGAGAAGCAAGCCGAGAAGCTGGCTCAAGAGAAAGCCGCCAAGGCGGAAAAAGCGGCCAAGGACAAGAAACTGGCTGAAGAGAAAAAGATCCTCGACAAGCTGCACGCCGCCGAAATGCGCCGCATCACGGGCGGCGCCGGCGGTGCCGGCGAGAGCGAGCAGAAAACCGCGCCGAAAGGCGATCCGAGTTACTTCGGCGCGATCGGCGCCAAGATCAAGAGCAACCTGAATTACACGGGCAGCACCAGCATGGCCGGCGATCCGGAAGCGGTGTACCGGATCGAACAATGGCCGACCGGCGAAATCAAGTCGGTCAAGCAGATTAAAAGCAGTGGTGTGCCGGCGTACGACCAGGCAGTGGAAAACGCGATTGCCAAATCGTCACCGCTGCCACGGAAAAAAGATGGTACGGTAGATCGTTCAGTTCCCGCGGCATTCAAATTGAAGGAAACCCAGAAAAACCATGACTAAACTCAGCACATTGATCCTGACCGGCGCCCTGATCACCGGTTCCTCGGCCTACGCGCAAATGCGCGTGGAAGTCGTTGGCGTCGGCAGCAACCAGATTCCGATCGCCATTGCCGCCTTCGCCGAAGAAGGCGTGGCGCCCGCGCAAATTTCAGCCATCATCCGCGCCGACCTCGAGCGCAGCGGCATGTTCAAGATCATCGACGCCGGCAGCACCCTGTCGGAAACTTCGTCGATCGATTACAGCCAGTGGAAATCGCGCGGCGCCGATGCGCTGGTGGTGGGCAGCGTGCAGAAGCTGGCCGACGGCCGCTTTGAAGTGCGCTACAAGCTGCACGACACCATCAAGACCAACCAGTTGTCGAGCCTGACCCAGGCCGCGCAAGCGAAATACACGCGCCTGTCGGCCCACAAGATCGCCGACGATATTTACGAAAAGCTGACCGGCAGCCGCGGCGCCTTCGCCACCCGCGTCGCGTACGTCAATGAAAACCGCGGCGCGCGCGATTACCGCCTCGAAATCGCCGATGCCGATGGCGAAGCGGTGCAGGTGGCGGTGCGTTCGAACGAGCCGATCATTTCGCCAGCCTGGTCGCCGGACGGCACCAAGGTCGCCTACGTGTCGTTTGAAAAGCGCAAGCCGATCATCTACGTCCAGGACCTGGTGACGGGCGGACGCAAGATCGTGGTCAACGAAAAGGGCAGCAACTCGGCGCCATCCTGGTCGCCCGACGGCACGCGCCTGACGGTGGCGCTGTCGAAAGACGGCCACACCCAGGTCTACGTCGTGGGCGTCGACGGCAGCGGCCTGCGCCGCGTCTCGAACAGCAACGGCATCGATACCGAGCCACAATTTTCGGCCGACGGCCAGACCATCTATTTCACGAGCGACCGCAGCGGCGGCCCGCAAATCTACAAAATGAGTGCCAACGGCGGCTCCGCACAGCGCGTCACCTTCAATGGCAGTTACAATATCAGCCCGCGCGTCTCCTCGGACGGCAAAACCCTGGCCTGGGTATCCCAGCGTGACGGTGGCTATTCCCTCTATGCGATGGACTTGGCCAGCGGCCAGGAACTGCGCCTGGCCGATGCGGCCACCGAACCGAGTTTTTCGCCCAACGGCAAATACATCATGTACGCAACCAAAGGCGGCGGCCGTACTTCGCTGGCTGTGGTGTCGGTCGATGGAAGGGTCAAGCAGCGCTTAACAACCCAGGCAGGAAACATCAGGGAGCCCAACTGGGGTCCCTTCATGAAGTAAAAAAAGAAGTCCAAACATTCACGTCATTTTTAACACCGACCAGGAGAAGAACCCATGCGCAATTTTAAAACCCTCGCATTCATCGTCACGAGCGCCGCCCTGCTCTCAGCTTGCAGCACCCCAGTCAAGGAAGAAGTCGCGCCAGTGACCGAGCGTCCGGTCGCCGCCAAGCCGGACGTCGCCGCCGACAAGCGTGACGTCAACGCCGTCGAAACCGGCTCGGTCGATCCGGTCAACGATCCAAAAGGCGTGCTGGCAGCGCGCAGCATCTACTTCGACCTCGACAGCTATGTCGTGCGCGACGATGGCAAGCCGGTCGTCGAGAACCACGCAGGCTACCTGAGCAAGAACAAGGGCCGCAAGATCATCATCCAGGGCAACACCGATGAACGCGGCGGCACCGAGTACAACCTGGCGCTGGGCCAGAAGCGTGCTGAAGCTGTGCGCAAGTCGATGGCGTCGCTGGGCGTAGCCGAGTCGCAGATGGAAGCGGTCTCGCTGGGCGAAGAAAAGCCGAAGGCTACCGGTGGCGGCGAAGCGGCATGGACGGAAAACCGTCGTGCCGATATCGTCTATTAATCGCTTGCCGTAAGGGCATCCGGACCATCGGGGCGGCGCGCAGTGCGAACTGTGCCCGCCCCGCTGACCTTGCGCGGCTGTTCGACCGCCGGGTCCCGTGGTTTTCAGTTTCAACGGTTTTGAAAGAGTCACGATCATGATCACACTGTCCAAGTCCCGCATTGCCGCCGCCTGTGTCGCGCTGGCCGCCTGCATGCCGCTGCAAGGCCACGCCGGCCTGCTCGACGACGATGAAGCGCGCAAGGCCATCATCGACCTGCGCGCCAAGGTCGAGAGCATGGCGCGCGAGCTCAACGCCCGCATCGACACCAAGTCCGACCGCAGCAGCGCGCTCGACATGGTGAACCAGCAGGAACAGACCCTGTCCGAAATTGCGAAATTGCGCGGCCAGGTGGAAGTGCTGAGCAATGAACTGGCCAATGCCCAGAAGCGCCAGAAAGACATGTACTCCGACCTCGACGAGCGCATGCGCAAGCTCGAGCCGCGCCAGGTCACCATCGACGGACGCGAAGCGGCGGTCGATCCGAACGAGCAGCGCGCCTACGATGCGGCCATGGTCATGTTCAAGGGCGGCGACTACAAGAGCGCGGCGGCGGCGCTGGGCGAGTTCGTGCGCCGCTATCCAGCCTCGGGCTATGCGGCCAATGCGCAGTACTGGCTGGGCAATGCCCACTTCGCGCAGCGCGACTTCAAGGGCGCGATCGCGGCCCAGGAAGTGGTGGTCAGCCAGTACCGCGACAGCGCCAAGGCGCCGGATGCCATCCTCAACATCGCGAGCAGCTATACCGAGTTGAAGGATATTAAGAATGCCAAGAAGGCATTGAAGGAACTGGTACTCAAGTATCCGGACTCGAGCGCGGCGCAAGCGGCCAAAGACCGGCTGGCGGTGCTCAAGTAGGCGCTTGATGTAACACTGCGGTAAAAAATGTATGCAGGGGCATTTGACAGAAGCACGGATGCCACCTATAATCTTGCTTCTTCGGGTCGTTAGCTCAGCTGGTAGAGCAGCGGACTTTTAATCCGTTGGTCGCAGGTTCGAATCCCGCACGGCCTACCACGAATACAGCAGTAAACAAATGAAGCAGTTACGAGCGATCGTAACTGCTTTTTTGTTTTGGGCGCATCGATGTTGATCGGCCTGCACCCTGCTCCCGACAGTGACGACAAAAAGTCGCGCTTCACGTAAAATTGTTGGTTAAATCCCCGGCATACTGGGCCAGATTGTCGTGTTCGATAGACCTTGGAATAGGATGCGCCTTGGAAAAACGAGACTACCCACCAATTCTCAAAGCCGGCATTCACGCGATGACGCTCGACCAGATCCGGGAAACATTTGTCGCGCCTCTTCCAGAAGCCACTCCACGGCTGCGCATGTTCTCGCTGTTCGATCAATGGGTTGTTCGCCTTCGCCAATTGAACGTGACGGGGACGTTGTGGTTGGATGGGTCGTTCGTTACACGCAAGCCAAATCCGAACGATCTCGACTGCGTTCTGTGGCATCCATCGTTTGCCGGTCCCGTTTCGGAAGAGAGTAAAATCGAAGTGCGCAGCATGATCGACCGTGCGTCGGCCAAGGCAGTGTTTTGTATCGACCTGTACATCGCCTTGCCCCTTCCCACTGAAAAGATGGCGGCCGAAGCATACTGGCGCGGGTTGTTTGGCTTCCAGCACGACGGCAAAAGCGCAAAGGGATTTGTAGAATTGAAGATATGAGCACCGATTTCCTTGAACAGCATGCCAGGCAATTGCAGCGCGAGGCACGGCAAACAGCCGAGCGCAGCGCAGTCGCGCCTGACGATTTCTGGCTGCACGCAGCGGCCGATAATCAACAGCAGGCAGCCCGCGAGGCTTTGCGGCAATTGGAACTTGAGTATGCCCGCGAAAGCGGCGAGCTGCTCGACATGCGTTTTTCAGGCCCGAGAGCCAATGGGTCTATCTCCCTCGATGCGTTTTTAAAGATCGCGGACCCACTGAACAAGGCATGGAAAGCGGCGGCTTTCCGACTTCGTCATGGCGTGGTCGAGGGGCGGATCGGCCAAGGCATCGGCGCGACGCTGAATCTGAAGCTGGCTGGCATAGCGCAAGGGTCGACACACATACTTCTTACTGGAAATGGGTCCGAAGACCTATCAGGAGAGAGCTTGTTCCGGGAAACGTTGACGCAGACCTTCCGACTGCTTTCTTCGAACAACGACGACTTCTACGATGCAGTTGACGCAATGGGCGGACGTGCAGCCCAATATGTCGGTGAGGCGCTGAAGGCAATCGATGCCGCGGGACTCTCTGCGCAATTTACGTGGCAAACCAAGGACGCGCTGCGTTGTTGGAATGGGTCGCACGATGAGGTTTTAAGAATACGCGCTCTTTTGGCCGGTGTCTCCGACTCCGCGACGTATGAGGAAACGATCTCCGGCACCGTCGCAGGCATCTTCGATAATGGACGACTCGATATCCGCACCGAAGCTGGCAAGGTCCGGATTCGATTTCCGCTCGATATGATTCCATTAGTCCAAAGATTTCAAATCGCAGCTCAGGCAGACATCCGGGTACAGACTACACGATTTTCGGACCCAGTATCACGACGGGATGTCGTCAAATATCAAATGCTTCCGACTGAAAAGATAGACTAAGCTCAGTACGCGACCACAAAAAAACCAACATCGATGGGGAGCTTTTCGATGCAGAAAGAAATCGGCATCGACGCATGCTACTGTAAAAGTTGATGCCCCATTCTTGCCTTAACCGGCCGCATGCGGCAAGCTGGCGCGATGAACAATACATCAACTCGATTCGCGTTTGACAATGGTAGCCGCATGCTCGGCAGTCAGAAAAAAACGGCTTTTCATTCAGTCTCCCTGACCGGCACGAACGCCCTGTCGTCGTCATGATGCGCACATTCCACTACGGCGCCTGTGAAAGCCAGGTTGGCGATCTCTACATCCCCGAACCGAGCATGCCGGCAGTCGTCTGCCTCCTGCACGGTGGTTTCTGGCGCATGCCGTATGGGCGCGAGGAGATGTCCGCCATCGCTGCCGATCTTGTTTCGCGCGGCTTTGCTGTGTGGAATATTGAATACCGCCGCATCGGCAGCCCGGGCGGCGGTTGGCCCGGTACGCTCGAGGACATTGCGGCGGCCATCGATCACCTCGCCACACTCGCCGCCGATGAGGCCGGCCTGGATCTTCGCCGCGTTGCCGTCGTCGGGCATTCCGCTGGCGGCCACCTGGCGCTGTGCGCCTCCGCACAACGGGCTGAGGCAGATGGAAGGTTTGCGCCA of the Massilia violaceinigra genome contains:
- the tolQ gene encoding protein TolQ gives rise to the protein MNAAQDLSFLALISNAHLIVQLIMALLLGLSIMSWTYIFRKAFAVRAARLQTEQFERSFWAGGNLHTLHQNASTTREQSGALARIFEAGMGEFIKGKQASSQRDPLETGAVLDGARRAMRAAFQRELDGLDSHLNFLASVGSVSPYIGLLGTVWGIMNAFRGLANVQQATLAAVAPGIAEALIATAIGLFAAIPAVVAYNRFTHDIDRLAIRFESFVEEFSNILQRQSR
- a CDS encoding ExbD/TolR family protein: MASFSSSLRGGRKRKFKSEINVVPYIDVMLVLLIIFMVVPPANSPSVINLPSAEKSALPPDDYIQIVIKPNASLSIGVNGKNSAAPEELPNRAAVLRRLRALHGEHPEYPVMIAGDRDSKYDEVIQLISEAKKMGINRVGLATK
- the tolA gene encoding cell envelope integrity protein TolA, which gives rise to MAPLNPPASTGGPYIVPPEPSRTPAILLALAVHAGLLLFLWAGISWQNVAPTTTEAEVWDMKVQDAAPPAPEPPPPRQVKPVQPPKPVEKPVEKTIDKPVEKPVEKPPAVKPPDIALEREKKLKEQKLKQEERLAEEKRELEKARKELAEQKKREEKKLDEQKKLADQKKLEQQKAEQEKLADKQAEKQAEKLAQEKAAKAEKAAKDKKLAEEKKILDKLHAAEMRRITGGAGGAGESEQKTAPKGDPSYFGAIGAKIKSNLNYTGSTSMAGDPEAVYRIEQWPTGEIKSVKQIKSSGVPAYDQAVENAIAKSSPLPRKKDGTVDRSVPAAFKLKETQKNHD
- the tolB gene encoding Tol-Pal system beta propeller repeat protein TolB yields the protein MTKLSTLILTGALITGSSAYAQMRVEVVGVGSNQIPIAIAAFAEEGVAPAQISAIIRADLERSGMFKIIDAGSTLSETSSIDYSQWKSRGADALVVGSVQKLADGRFEVRYKLHDTIKTNQLSSLTQAAQAKYTRLSAHKIADDIYEKLTGSRGAFATRVAYVNENRGARDYRLEIADADGEAVQVAVRSNEPIISPAWSPDGTKVAYVSFEKRKPIIYVQDLVTGGRKIVVNEKGSNSAPSWSPDGTRLTVALSKDGHTQVYVVGVDGSGLRRVSNSNGIDTEPQFSADGQTIYFTSDRSGGPQIYKMSANGGSAQRVTFNGSYNISPRVSSDGKTLAWVSQRDGGYSLYAMDLASGQELRLADAATEPSFSPNGKYIMYATKGGGRTSLAVVSVDGRVKQRLTTQAGNIREPNWGPFMK
- the pal gene encoding peptidoglycan-associated lipoprotein Pal is translated as MRNFKTLAFIVTSAALLSACSTPVKEEVAPVTERPVAAKPDVAADKRDVNAVETGSVDPVNDPKGVLAARSIYFDLDSYVVRDDGKPVVENHAGYLSKNKGRKIIIQGNTDERGGTEYNLALGQKRAEAVRKSMASLGVAESQMEAVSLGEEKPKATGGGEAAWTENRRADIVY
- the ybgF gene encoding tol-pal system protein YbgF is translated as MITLSKSRIAAACVALAACMPLQGHAGLLDDDEARKAIIDLRAKVESMARELNARIDTKSDRSSALDMVNQQEQTLSEIAKLRGQVEVLSNELANAQKRQKDMYSDLDERMRKLEPRQVTIDGREAAVDPNEQRAYDAAMVMFKGGDYKSAAAALGEFVRRYPASGYAANAQYWLGNAHFAQRDFKGAIAAQEVVVSQYRDSAKAPDAILNIASSYTELKDIKNAKKALKELVLKYPDSSAAQAAKDRLAVLK
- a CDS encoding DUF6932 family protein, coding for MEKRDYPPILKAGIHAMTLDQIRETFVAPLPEATPRLRMFSLFDQWVVRLRQLNVTGTLWLDGSFVTRKPNPNDLDCVLWHPSFAGPVSEESKIEVRSMIDRASAKAVFCIDLYIALPLPTEKMAAEAYWRGLFGFQHDGKSAKGFVELKI